A window of Primulina tabacum isolate GXHZ01 chromosome 4, ASM2559414v2, whole genome shotgun sequence contains these coding sequences:
- the LOC142542476 gene encoding putative phospholipid-transporting ATPase 7 isoform X2, translated as MAGGRIRAKIRRSSLYTFACYHSHPSEAEGPHDIEGPGYSRMVYCNQPHMHEQKPLRYCSNYISTTKYNVLTFLPKAIFEQFRRVANLYFLLAAVLSITPISPFSAMSMIAPLAFVVGLSMAKEALEDWRRFIQDMNVNLRRATVHKKDGTFGQKPWMKIQVGNVVKVEKDQFFPADLLLLSSSYEDGICYVETMNLDGETNLKVKRSLEATLSLDDDSTFKEFNATIKCEDPNPNLYTFVGNLEYNRKVYPLDPSQILLRDSKLRNTAYVYGVVIFTGHDSKVMQNATKSPSKRSRVEKQMDKIIYILFTFLVFISFISSVGFIVKTKYDLPTWWYLQVPDDRGYFDPRDPLMSGFYHLVTALILYGYLIPISLYVSIEVVKVLQALFINRDLHMYDEETGTPAQARTSNLNEELGQVDTILSDKTGTLTCNQMNFLKCSIGGIAYGTSSSDVELAAVKQMALDEDRQSKAGTPPSWGKGRQGSGESEIELETVITSKDEDNHKPALKGFNFEDSRLMNGNWFKEPSADVILLFFRILSLCHTAIPEQDEVTGVFTYEAESPDEGSFLVAAREFGFEFCRRTQSSIFVRERYPSFHEPIEREFKVLNLLDFTSTRKRMSIIVRDENGQILLLCKGADSIIFDRLSSYGRTYQESTTKHLKDYGEVGLRTLALAYKKLDECEYSSWNEDFMKAKTSIGGERDLMLERLSDMIERDLILVGATAVEDKLQKGVPQCIDKLAQAGLKIWVLTGDKMETAINIGFACSLLRQGMKQICMTSNVDASAQNSKQTVKENILMQISDGSEIIKLEKDPHAAFALIIDGKTLTYALEDDVKLKFLNLAVNCASVICCRVSPKQKALVTRLVKQGTGKATLAIGDGANDVGMIQEADIGVGISGCEGMQAVMASDFAIAQFRFLERLLVVHGHWCYKRIAQMCLNRM; from the exons ATGGCTGGGGGCAGGATAAGGGCAAAGATCAGGAGGAGCAGTCTGTATACTTTTGCTTGCTACCACTCACATCCTTCCGAGGCAGAAGGACCACATGACATTGAAGGACCTGGTTACTCTCGGATGGTTTATTGTAACCAGCCTCATATGCACGAGCAAAAACCTCTTAGATACTGCTCAAATTATATTTCTACCACCAAGTATAatgtccttacatttctccccaagGCCATATTCGAACAGTTCAGACGCGTTGCCAACTTGTACTTTCTCTTGGCAGCAGTCTTGTCAATTACTCCTATATCACCTTTCTCTGCCATGAGTATGATCGCTCCGTTGGCCTTCGTGGTTGGATTGAGTATGGCTAAAGAAGCACTGGAAGACTGGCGACGGTTCATACAGGACATGAATGTCAATTTGCGGAGAGCTACTGTGCACAAAAAAGATGGTACATTTGGTCAAAAACCATGGATGAAAATTCAGGTCGGAAATGTAGTGAAAGTGGAGAAGGATCAGTTCTTCCCTGCAGATTTACTTCTCTTATCTTCCAGTTATGAAGATGGTATTTGTTATGTTGAAACAATGAACTTAGATGGGGAGACAAATTTGAAGGTAAAACGATCATTGGAGGCGACATTATCTCTTGACGATGATTCAACCTTTAAAGAATTCAATGCGACCATAAAATGTGAGGATCCCAATCCGAATCTCTACACTTTTGTGGGTAATTTGGAGTATAATCGCAAGGTCTATCCTCTTGATCCGAGTCAGATTCTCCTGAGAGATTCAAAACTAAGGAACACGGCCTATGTCTACGGGGTGGTGATATTCACCGGACATGATAGTAAAGTTATGCAAAACGCTACCAAATCACCTTCCAAAAGGAGCAGGGTTGAAAAACAAATGGACAAAATAATTTACATTCTTTTCACCTTCTTGGTGTTCATCTCATTCATAAGCTCTGTAGGTTTTATCGTGAAAACTAAATATGATTTGCCAACGTGGTGGTATTTACAGGTCCCGGATGATAGGGGTTATTTTGATCCGCGCGACCCATTGATGTCGGGTTTTTATCATCTGGTCACTGCTCTTATTTTATATGGATACTTAATACCAATTTCCCTCTATGTGTCAATCGAGGTTGTAAAAGTACTTCAAGCATTATTCATAAACAGGGATCTTCATATGTATGATGAAGAGACTGGAACTCCTGCTCAAGCACGGACATCAAACTTAAATGAGGAGTTAGGACAGGTCGATACTATCCTCTCTGATAAAACTGGCACCTTGACGTGCAATCAAATGAACTTTCTAAAATGTTCCATCGGGGGTATTGCTTATGGCACGAGTTCCAGTGACGTAGAGCTTGCTGCTGTAAAACAGATGGCCCTGGATGAAGATCGGCAGAGCAAAGCTGGTACACCTCCGTCATGGGGGAAAGGTCGGCAAGGATCTGGGGAATCAGAAATTGAACTGGAGACTGTCATTACGTCAAAAGATGAAGATAACCATAAACCTGCATTAAAGGGGTTCAACTTCGAGGATAGCCGCCTCATGAATGGGAATTGGTTCAAAGAACCTAGTGCGGATGTCATTCTATTATTTTTCAGGATACTATCTCTTTGTCACACTGCAATTCCAGAACAGGATGAAGTGACCGGTGTCTTCACCTATGAAGCAGAATCGCCAGATGAAGGCTCATTTCTTGTTGCTGCCAGAGAATTTGGTTTTGAGTTTTGTAGAAGAACACAGTCAAGCATATTTGTACGGGAGAGATATCCTTCCTTTCACGAGCCTATTGAAAG GGAGTTCAAAGTTCTTAATTTGTTGGATTTCACTAGCACGAGGAAAAGAATGTCTATTATTGTTCGGGATGAGAATGGTCAAATCCTTCTTCTGTGCAAAGGAGCTGACAG CATCATCTTTGATAGGTTATCCAGTTATGGGAGAACATATCAGGAATCGACCACAAAACATTTGAAAGATTATGGGGAGGTTGGATTACGTACTCTAGCTCTTGCTTATAAGAAACTTGATGAGTGCGAGTATTCTTCCTGGAATGAAGATTTTATGAAAGCAAAGACCTCAATTGGTGGAGAGAGGGACTTGATGCTCGAGCGCCTTTCTGATATGATTGAAAGGGATTTGATACTTGTTGGCGCAACTGCTGTGGAGGACAAATTACAGAAAGGG GTGCCCCAGTGCATAGACAAATTGGCTCAGGCTGGTCTAAAGATCTGGGTTCTGACAGGTGATAAGATGGAAACTGCAATTAATATAGG ATTTGCTTGTAGTTTGCTTCGACAAGGCATGAAGCAAATATGTATGACAAGTAATGTAGATGCATCGGCCCAAAATTCTAAACAG ACTGTGAAGGAGAACATATTGATGCAAATTAGTGATGGGTCTGAAATAATCAAGTTAGAAAAGGATCCCCATGCAGCATTTGCTTTGATAATTGATGGGAAAACTTTAACTTATGCTCTTGAGGATGACGTAAagcttaaatttttaaatttagctGTTAATTGTGCTTCAGTTATATGCTGTCGTGTGTCTCCGAAGCAGAAAGCTCTG GTAACAAGATTGGTAAAACAAGGGACGGGAAAAGCCACATTAGCCATTGGTGATGGTGCAAATGATGTCGGTATGATTCAAGAAGCAGATATTGGTGTTGGCATCAGTGGATGCGAAGGAATGCAG GCTGTAATGGCAAGTGACTTTGCAATTGCTCAGTTCCGGTTTTTGGAGAGGCTTCTTGTGGTACATGGACATTGGTGTTACAAGAGAATAGCTCAGATG TGTTTGAACAGGATGTAG